Proteins from a single region of Antechinus flavipes isolate AdamAnt ecotype Samford, QLD, Australia chromosome 2, AdamAnt_v2, whole genome shotgun sequence:
- the LOC127552251 gene encoding zinc finger protein 347-like isoform X2, with amino-acid sequence MNKSIQNQHFIWREIYAAHEKIHTVEKPYECNQCGKAFRYKRNLTLHQRVHTDAKSYECNECGKTFRNKGVLTEHHRIHTGEKPYECNQCGKTFRYKGVLTEHQRIHTGEKPYECNQCGKGFRHQQSLTSHQRFHSGEKPYKCNQCGKGFTCKKSLTYHQNIHTGKKPYECNQCGKSFRGKATLTHHQKIHTGQKPYECNQCGKGFRKRIYLTAHQRIHTGEKPYECNQCGKTFRDKGYLTAHQSTHTGKKPHECNQCGKAFRNKGHLNVHQRIHTDEKPYECNQCGKTFRDKATLIVHQRLHTGEKPYECNQCGKAFRQRQYLTVHQLFHSGEKPYKCNQCGRGFTWKISLTFHQKLHTGEKPYECNQCGKTFRHKENLNVHHRIHTGEKPYVCNQCGKAFIQKRDLTEHQRIHTGEKPYKCNQCGRGFTCKQSLIPHQRIHTGERPYECNQCGKTFRTKGNLTLHQSVHTGEKPYECNQCGKTFRTKGHLTKHQRIHTGEKPYECNQCGKAFRQKGDLTVHQRTHIRKKPYKCN; translated from the coding sequence AGAGAGTCCACACTGATGCGAAATCTTATGAATGTAAcgagtgtggaaagacttttagaaatAAGGGAGTTCTTACTGAACATCACAGAAttcacactggggagaaaccttatgaatgtaaccaatgtggaaagacttttagatatAAGGGAGTtcttactgaacatcagagaatccacactggggaaaagccttatgaatgtaatcaatgtggaaagggttttagacACCAACAGTCTCTCACTTCCCATCAGAGATTCCACAGTGGAGAGAAACCTTacaaatgtaaccagtgtggaaagggcTTTACATGCAAAAAATCTCTCACATACCATCAGAACATCCACACTGGTAagaaaccctatgaatgtaaccagtgtggaaagagttttagaGGTAAGGCAACTCTTACCCatcatcagaaaatccacactgggcagaaaccttatgagtgtaaccagtgtggaaagggttttagaaAAAGGATATATCTGActgcacatcagagaattcacactggagagaaaccttatgaatgtaaccaatgtggaaagacttttagagaCAAGGGATATCTTACTGCACATCAGAGCACCCACACTGGTAAGAAACCgcatgaatgtaaccagtgtggaaaggctttcaggaATAAGGGGCATCTTAATGTACATCAAAGGATCCACACTGACGAGAAACcatatgaatgtaaccaatgtggaaagacttttagagaTAAGGCAactcttattgtacatcagagacTCCATACTGGGGAGAAGCCTTacgaatgtaaccaatgtggaaaggcttttagacaacGACAATATCTCACTGTACATCAGCTATTTCACAGTGGAGAGAAGCCTTACAAATGCAACCAGTGTGGGAGGGGTTTTACATGGAAAATATCTCTCACTTTCCATCAGAAactccacactggagagaaaccttatgaatgtaaccagtgtggaaagacttttagacaTAAGGAAAATCTTAATGTACATCatagaatccatactggagagaaaccttatgtatgtaaccagtgtggaaaggcttttatacaAAAGAGAGAtcttactgaacatcagagaatccatacaggagagaaaccttacaaatgtaaccagtgtggaaggGGTTTTACATGTAAACAGTCTCTCATtccacatcagagaatccacactggtgagagaccttatgaatgtaatcagtgtggaaagacttttagaacTAAAGGAAATCTTACTCTACATCAGAGtgttcacactggagagaaaccttatgaatgtaaccagtgtggaaagacttttagaacTAAAGGACATCTTACTaaacatcaaagaatccacactggagagaaaccttatgaatgtaaccaatgtggaaaggcttttagacaaaaAGGAGACCTTACTGTACATCAAAGAACCCACATTAGAAAGAAACCGTATAAATGTAATTAA